Part of the Sphingomonadaceae bacterium OTU29LAMAA1 genome, TCATCGAGAACCGGCGGCTGAAGGCCACGATCGAGTCTAGCGAGGGCGATAGCCCCATGATCGGACAATGCGAGGCGATGATTGAGGTGAAGGACACGATCCGGCAGCTCGCGCATGCGGACGTCGATGTCCTGATCGAAGGCGAGAGCGGCACCGGCAAGGAGCTCGCCGCCCTTATGCTGCACCGGTACGGCCCACGACGCACCCGCCCCTTCGTCGCCGTGAACTGCTCGATTCTTCCGCCCGACACCGCCGCGATCGAACTGTTTGGGCACGCAGCCAACACGATGCCACACACGCGGGCCTCACGGGTTGGCCAGATCGCCACTGCGAACGGCGGAACCCTGCTGCTCGACGACATCGACACTCTGGCGCCTGCCGTTCAGACCGCCCTTCTCAGGGTCATCGAGGAGCGCGAGGTCCAACCAATAGGAGCGGAACGGGCCGATGCCGTGAACCTGCGGGTTGTGGCCACCAGCAGGATAGATCTAGCCGAGGCGGCCGCCGAGGGCCGTTTCCGGGAGGATCTCTACCATCGCCTCGCCGTGACCCGGCTACGCCTACCCGCCGTCCGTGAACGCGAGCAGGATCGCCTCCTCCTGTTCGCCTTCTTCGCGGAGCAGGCGCGCGTGCAGTTTGCGCGCCCGCAATACACCATGACGGACCTCGAGCGCAGCCGCCTGCTCATGCACCAGTGGCCGGGGAACGTCCGCGAACTCCGCAACTATGCCTTTGAACGCGTGTTGGCATTCCAAGGAGCGGCGAGTAGTCTCACGGATGAGCAAGACCTCGCCAGCCGGGTCGCTGAGTTTGAGATTACCGTCATCACGGATGCACTCCGGGCGACCCGCGGCAGCGTCACGCGGGCGATGGACGTCCTGAAGATCCCGCGAAAGACGCTCTACTACAAAATGACGCGCTACGGCATCGACCCTGACGTGTTCCGATCTCAAATGCGCTAGAAAGCCGGCGTCGAAAACTGAGCATCGTTTGAAGATGAATGAATGTCCGAAATCGAGG contains:
- a CDS encoding sigma-54 dependent transcriptional regulator, with product MTSPIGQTVLFVEDDEPLRRATTQALELAGFSVRSFAGAEPALAVISARLDGVVVSDIRMPRMDGLQLLKEVRAIDEDLPVILVTGHGDVPMAVSALHDGAFDFLTKPFSTDHLISAINRALERRGLLIENRRLKATIESSEGDSPMIGQCEAMIEVKDTIRQLAHADVDVLIEGESGTGKELAALMLHRYGPRRTRPFVAVNCSILPPDTAAIELFGHAANTMPHTRASRVGQIATANGGTLLLDDIDTLAPAVQTALLRVIEEREVQPIGAERADAVNLRVVATSRIDLAEAAAEGRFREDLYHRLAVTRLRLPAVREREQDRLLLFAFFAEQARVQFARPQYTMTDLERSRLLMHQWPGNVRELRNYAFERVLAFQGAASSLTDEQDLASRVAEFEITVITDALRATRGSVTRAMDVLKIPRKTLYYKMTRYGIDPDVFRSQMR